In Bacteroidota bacterium, a single window of DNA contains:
- a CDS encoding heme NO-binding domain-containing protein has product MVEEKFGFEMADKLLTQPELKSKGVYTAVGTYDFDEMLCLITMLGKETKTPIPYLLEVFGNYLFSRLLILYPLLFEDKKNVFEFLTQIDKYIHVEVLKLYPDAQLPKIITQLNEDKTQMTMIYTSERKLSDLALGLINGCINHFNEKITVSVVGKSNDGSLVTIVLNKK; this is encoded by the coding sequence ATGGTTGAAGAAAAATTTGGCTTTGAAATGGCTGATAAGCTTCTTACCCAACCTGAATTAAAATCAAAAGGTGTGTATACTGCAGTAGGTACCTATGATTTTGATGAAATGCTGTGTTTAATTACAATGTTAGGCAAAGAGACAAAAACCCCTATTCCTTATCTATTAGAAGTTTTTGGAAATTATTTATTCTCAAGATTGTTAATTCTTTATCCTCTGCTCTTTGAGGATAAAAAAAACGTATTTGAATTTCTTACCCAAATAGATAAATATATTCATGTAGAAGTTTTAAAGCTATATCCGGATGCTCAATTACCGAAAATTATTACTCAGCTCAATGAGGACAAAACCCAAATGACAATGATTTATACCTCAGAGCGAAAATTAAGTGATCTGGCTTTGGGCTTAATTAATGGTTGTATTAATCATTTCAACGAAAAAATTACAGTCAGTGTTGTGGGAAAATCAAACGATGGAAGCCTAGTCACTATCGTTTTAAATAAAAAATAA
- the folP gene encoding dihydropteroate synthase, translating into MSDISESKNKEFPSIIKLKSGSKLLALDKPLVMGILNISPDSFYEGSRFPESEDLLKKAGLMIEEGADILDLGAVSTRPFAEEVSEREELGRLLPSLRKVRKEFPDLFVSVDTWRSKIARAAIEEGADIINDVSGGCFDKKMAQTIAHYKKPFVLMHTKGDPKIMQVAPSYRYVNQEIMDFFNDRIKYFYDLGVDQLILDPGFGFGKSLDHNYEIIKNLKQYQTFGLPVLAGVSRKSMIYKALGITPSDALNGTTVLNTIALLNGANILRVHDVKAAKEAIKIVSRI; encoded by the coding sequence ATGTCAGATATTTCCGAAAGTAAAAATAAAGAATTCCCTTCAATTATAAAGCTGAAATCGGGCAGCAAATTACTTGCGCTTGATAAACCACTGGTAATGGGAATTTTAAACATTAGTCCTGATTCTTTTTATGAAGGTAGTCGTTTCCCTGAAAGTGAAGATTTACTCAAAAAAGCAGGATTAATGATTGAAGAAGGGGCAGATATCCTGGATCTTGGAGCTGTGTCAACCCGACCTTTTGCAGAGGAGGTTAGCGAACGAGAAGAACTTGGAAGGCTTTTACCTTCGCTAAGGAAAGTTAGAAAAGAGTTTCCGGATTTATTTGTATCGGTTGATACCTGGCGTTCGAAAATTGCCAGAGCCGCAATTGAAGAAGGAGCAGATATAATCAATGATGTTTCGGGTGGATGCTTTGACAAAAAAATGGCTCAAACCATTGCTCATTATAAAAAGCCGTTTGTTTTGATGCATACAAAAGGCGATCCTAAAATCATGCAGGTGGCTCCTTCTTACAGATATGTAAATCAGGAAATCATGGATTTCTTTAATGATAGAATTAAATATTTCTATGATTTGGGTGTTGATCAATTAATTTTAGATCCGGGATTTGGATTTGGAAAATCATTGGATCATAATTACGAAATCATTAAAAACCTAAAACAATACCAAACTTTTGGACTACCTGTTCTTGCTGGTGTATCCAGAAAATCAATGATCTATAAAGCACTGGGCATAACACCATCCGATGCGCTGAATGGTACCACTGTTTTGAACACAATTGCGTTGCTGAATGGTGCCAATATTTTAAGGGTGCATGATGTAAAAGCTGCTAAAGAAGCAATAAAAATCGTTAGCCGTATATAA
- a CDS encoding PQQ-like beta-propeller repeat protein — MKRRTKIILTIILVTFIGIGIYGYQVYQMIMGSEKIRGVQETIPEAVNHNIPGLTLGSDDWPHWRGADLDGKSKTIGINTNWSSGLKKVWQVDFLCQDNSTGSWSSVAIQGDHLVVPGRDENNDLVFCLNAETGELIWTGSYESAALTPHGKGARGTPFIDQDRVYTFGRSGDLACWNLVDGEMHWKKSVVDEGGIEPDWGYSISPFIFENKVIVQGGGDALIVAYDKMSGELIWKSLVGKAGFSSAMPIKLNEEAFLLIFHGMGLSCINPNNGSELWMLLWETDYGVNATTPIVNGDVVFFTSGYGMGSQAIKVSKEKYEVIWTNPDFAAQHSDPILIDGFLYGYSGQSTSNKGKFKCIELSTGKEMWSTNEMGNGTTVFVDGYLICMDYKTNLFLVEPDPNQFNLISSTDNGLENVRYLAWTPPVVANGKLYIRYLQSLACFDLML; from the coding sequence ATGAAGAGAAGAACCAAAATAATTCTTACAATTATTCTTGTCACTTTTATCGGCATAGGAATTTATGGATATCAGGTTTACCAAATGATAATGGGTAGTGAAAAAATCAGGGGCGTACAGGAGACAATTCCTGAAGCAGTAAATCATAATATACCGGGCTTAACTTTAGGTTCCGATGATTGGCCGCATTGGCGAGGTGCCGATCTGGATGGTAAAAGTAAAACAATAGGAATCAATACGAACTGGTCCTCGGGACTAAAAAAAGTGTGGCAGGTCGATTTTTTATGTCAGGATAACTCAACAGGATCATGGTCGTCAGTTGCTATTCAAGGAGATCATTTGGTGGTTCCAGGCAGGGATGAGAACAATGATTTGGTATTTTGTTTGAATGCTGAAACAGGAGAATTAATTTGGACCGGATCCTATGAATCAGCAGCTTTAACTCCTCACGGAAAAGGAGCCAGAGGCACTCCATTTATTGATCAGGACAGGGTTTATACTTTTGGGAGAAGTGGGGATTTGGCGTGTTGGAATTTGGTTGACGGAGAAATGCATTGGAAAAAAAGCGTTGTTGATGAAGGTGGTATTGAGCCGGATTGGGGTTATTCAATATCCCCTTTTATTTTTGAAAATAAAGTAATCGTTCAGGGTGGGGGAGATGCTTTAATCGTGGCTTATGATAAAATGAGTGGCGAACTGATTTGGAAATCTTTAGTCGGAAAAGCCGGATTTTCATCTGCCATGCCAATTAAGCTTAATGAAGAAGCTTTCTTATTGATATTTCATGGGATGGGATTGTCTTGCATCAACCCGAATAACGGTTCTGAATTGTGGATGCTACTCTGGGAAACAGATTATGGGGTTAATGCAACAACGCCCATTGTAAATGGGGATGTGGTGTTTTTTACTTCAGGATATGGGATGGGAAGTCAGGCCATTAAAGTATCGAAAGAAAAGTACGAAGTAATTTGGACCAACCCTGATTTTGCTGCTCAGCATTCCGACCCAATTCTCATTGATGGGTTTTTATATGGATACAGCGGTCAAAGTACAAGTAACAAAGGCAAATTTAAATGCATTGAGTTATCAACTGGAAAAGAGATGTGGAGCACGAATGAAATGGGGAACGGCACTACGGTTTTTGTTGACGGATATTTAATCTGTATGGATTATAAAACCAATTTGTTTCTTGTTGAACCCGACCCAAATCAATTTAATCTTATTAGTAGCACGGATAACGGTTTGGAAAATGTCCGATATTTAGCATGGACTCCACCTGTTGTAGCAAATGGTAAATTGTACATCAGGTATTTACAGAGTTTGGCATGCTTCGATTTAATGCTTTAA
- a CDS encoding S9 family peptidase, translating into MKTYKFQFLFVILILLAACSPSVKQLDVENYVNAEQFLPVNSEKLVFNNYVRANFIDSTSNFWYTINTRKGKEFLEVNMETKTKKPVFDHELLASVLSALMDTVYDAYKLPFNRIELKNDVVEFTVKGKKYGFNRVFSLIAEVKEEENIKGVKSPDGKWTAYSKNHNLYIQNLNSKQEIALSSDGMAKYEYGNSYSWYNLFDLQNPALDNKELTVEWSPDSKKIATFRVDYRNSKYLYLLQSVLEKERRAKVWFYERVLVGDTALAMIEFVLFDVNTRKQTKVDIEPFPKFLYSGSMEWLNNEMLVFDRNLRGYKQNDIIEVNGINGKTRLVASDKMDTYVDVNIAFYKVLDKTRELLVTSERDGWNHLYLFDWESGELKNQVTKGNFVFKSLKYLDEENRLIYFTACGMEDERNPYLDHLYVVNFDGSGLKLLTPEDAHHEILFNKTGDLFVDNYSRVDLPTISVLRYSKTGEILMEIEQADVKDLLATGWTYPEVYKVKARDNETDIWGVIRRPSNFSAKNKYPIIDGTYSGPHAVRMPISFTNAYRSWDQSFAELGSIVVTVDGLGTAQRSKKFHDFSYKNLGDIGADDHEKAIRELAAKYKYMDIDRVGIFGHSAGGYDAARALLIKPDFYKVGVSSAGNHDQRIDKVWWNELYMGFPEGPEYEQQANMSKAANLKGKLLLIHGDMDNNVNPIETIRMANALMEANRDFDMLIIPNKDHNLYDHKFFTRKRWDYFVKNLMGAEPPTNYEIGVKFKQD; encoded by the coding sequence ATGAAAACTTACAAATTCCAATTCTTATTTGTCATTTTAATCCTGTTGGCTGCCTGCAGCCCAAGTGTTAAACAATTAGATGTCGAAAACTATGTTAACGCTGAACAGTTTCTGCCGGTAAATTCAGAAAAACTCGTATTCAATAATTATGTGCGTGCCAATTTTATTGATTCAACAAGTAATTTTTGGTATACGATCAATACCCGAAAAGGTAAAGAATTTCTGGAGGTAAATATGGAAACTAAAACCAAAAAGCCTGTTTTTGATCATGAATTGCTTGCTTCAGTATTATCGGCTCTAATGGACACAGTTTATGATGCCTATAAACTGCCTTTTAATCGCATCGAGCTTAAAAATGATGTAGTTGAATTTACAGTGAAAGGGAAAAAATATGGATTTAACAGAGTTTTTTCATTGATTGCCGAAGTCAAAGAGGAGGAAAACATCAAAGGTGTAAAATCACCGGATGGCAAATGGACGGCTTATTCGAAAAATCACAATTTGTACATTCAAAATTTAAATTCAAAACAAGAGATTGCATTAAGTTCGGATGGGATGGCAAAATACGAGTATGGGAATTCGTATTCATGGTACAATTTATTCGATCTTCAAAACCCCGCTTTGGATAATAAGGAGTTGACTGTTGAATGGTCGCCCGATTCAAAGAAAATAGCAACATTCCGTGTTGATTATCGTAACTCAAAATACCTATACTTATTGCAGAGCGTTTTAGAGAAAGAAAGAAGGGCCAAAGTTTGGTTTTATGAACGGGTTTTAGTTGGCGATACTGCTTTAGCCATGATTGAGTTCGTGCTTTTTGATGTAAATACGCGCAAACAAACCAAAGTTGATATTGAACCTTTCCCAAAATTCTTATATTCCGGTAGTATGGAATGGTTAAATAACGAAATGCTGGTTTTTGACAGAAACCTTCGTGGATATAAACAAAATGATATAATTGAAGTAAACGGAATAAATGGAAAAACCAGACTCGTTGCAAGTGACAAAATGGATACCTATGTTGATGTGAACATAGCCTTTTATAAGGTTTTGGATAAAACCAGGGAGCTATTAGTGACTTCCGAGAGGGATGGATGGAACCACCTTTACCTTTTTGATTGGGAAAGTGGGGAGCTAAAAAACCAAGTGACAAAAGGGAATTTTGTTTTCAAAAGTCTTAAGTATTTAGATGAAGAAAACCGATTGATTTATTTCACTGCCTGCGGGATGGAAGATGAAAGGAATCCTTATCTCGATCATTTATATGTAGTAAATTTTGATGGCTCAGGATTGAAACTTCTGACCCCTGAAGATGCTCATCATGAAATTCTATTTAATAAAACAGGCGATTTATTTGTGGATAATTATTCAAGGGTTGATTTGCCAACCATATCTGTTTTAAGATATTCAAAAACAGGGGAAATATTGATGGAAATCGAACAAGCAGACGTTAAAGATTTATTAGCTACAGGATGGACCTATCCGGAAGTTTATAAAGTTAAAGCCAGGGATAACGAGACCGATATTTGGGGTGTAATCCGCAGACCAAGTAATTTTAGTGCAAAAAATAAATATCCGATTATTGATGGCACCTATTCGGGTCCTCATGCTGTCCGTATGCCCATTTCGTTTACCAACGCATACAGAAGCTGGGATCAATCGTTCGCCGAACTTGGATCAATTGTGGTTACTGTGGATGGTTTGGGAACGGCTCAGCGATCCAAAAAATTCCACGATTTTTCCTATAAAAATTTGGGTGATATTGGAGCCGATGACCACGAAAAAGCAATAAGGGAGCTTGCAGCCAAATATAAATATATGGACATTGATCGGGTTGGGATTTTTGGACATTCAGCGGGTGGCTACGATGCAGCGAGAGCTTTGTTAATCAAACCGGATTTTTATAAAGTAGGTGTTTCATCGGCAGGTAACCATGATCAGCGTATCGATAAAGTGTGGTGGAATGAACTCTATATGGGTTTTCCTGAAGGTCCTGAATATGAACAACAGGCAAATATGTCCAAAGCAGCCAACCTCAAAGGAAAACTTTTGCTCATCCATGGAGATATGGATAATAACGTAAATCCGATCGAGACCATCAGGATGGCTAATGCCTTAATGGAGGCGAACCGTGATTTTGATATGCTGATTATCCCGAATAAAGATCATAATTTGTATGATCATAAGTTTTTCACCCGTAAAAGATGGGATTATTTTGTTAAAAATTTGATGGGGGCAGAACCTCCAACCAATTATGAAATTGGGGTCAAATTCAAGCAAGACTAG
- the cdaA gene encoding diadenylate cyclase CdaA, with amino-acid sequence MVNFIIPGFIDIRILDIIDILLVAYLLFELYRLLRGTVAINILIGIIAIFLIWKLVDALKMELLSQMLGGFISVGFIALIVIFQQEIRRFLLALGTPAYFQKRKGKFLFWNFDTNYKAELDIDKIVVATQRMADARQGALIVITEHNDLRHYVQTGIRIDALISPILIESIFYKNNPLHDGALIISNNKILAAACILPVSDNSSLPARVGLRHRAAIGITEQSDAVAIVVSEQSGKITFCKEGKRTPCQPVKLKDILEEEFGNKPLKEPPDTE; translated from the coding sequence ATGGTCAATTTTATTATTCCGGGTTTTATCGATATCAGGATTCTTGATATTATTGACATTCTGCTGGTTGCTTACCTTTTATTTGAATTATACCGCCTATTGCGAGGAACAGTTGCTATCAATATTTTAATTGGAATCATTGCCATATTCCTTATTTGGAAGTTGGTTGATGCTTTAAAGATGGAACTGCTTAGTCAAATGCTTGGGGGCTTCATCAGCGTTGGATTTATTGCACTTATTGTTATATTTCAGCAGGAAATAAGGCGATTTTTACTCGCACTTGGAACGCCTGCCTATTTTCAGAAAAGAAAAGGGAAATTTCTATTTTGGAATTTTGATACGAACTATAAAGCTGAACTTGACATTGACAAAATTGTAGTTGCAACTCAACGTATGGCTGATGCAAGACAAGGAGCTTTAATCGTAATAACTGAACATAACGACCTCAGGCACTATGTTCAAACAGGCATTCGGATAGATGCGCTTATTTCCCCAATTTTAATTGAAAGTATCTTTTATAAAAACAACCCATTACACGATGGGGCTTTAATCATTTCTAACAATAAAATCTTAGCAGCAGCTTGTATTCTACCTGTCTCCGACAATTCCTCATTGCCTGCAAGGGTAGGACTTCGTCATCGTGCTGCAATTGGGATCACCGAACAATCTGACGCTGTGGCTATCGTAGTCTCAGAGCAAAGTGGCAAAATAACATTTTGCAAAGAAGGCAAACGAACGCCTTGTCAACCGGTTAAACTAAAGGATATATTAGAAGAAGAATTTGGGAACAAGCCCTTGAAAGAACCGCCGGATACGGAATAA
- the hutI gene encoding imidazolonepropionase: protein MSILIENIKKLVQVEDQPRKFVAGNAMAKLPVLDEAWILIEKNRIASFGKMDDPLRPKSARKVIDATGKMVFPAFCDSHTHLVYPASREIEYVDKIKGLSYEEIAKRGGGILNTARKMQEISETELFESAMKRLDEIMYLGTGAVEIKSGYGLNTESELKMLRVIRRLKESHPLTIKSTFLGAHAVSGEYKGKQSDYVDLVINEMIPRVASEELADYVDVFCDRGFFTVEDTDRILNAAMKYGLRPKIHANELDYSGGIQVGVKYNALSVDHLEYTGYAEIKALLNTETMPTVLPGAAFFLGMVYAPVRKMIDAGLPVALASDFNPGSSPSGNMQLILSMASILYRMLPEEAINATTLNTAYAMGVEEELGTIAVGKKANLFISKEIPSIEFMPYAYGSNKVESMIINGKMK, encoded by the coding sequence ATGAGCATATTAATAGAAAATATTAAAAAATTGGTGCAGGTTGAAGATCAACCTCGGAAGTTCGTTGCCGGAAATGCCATGGCTAAATTACCGGTTTTGGATGAGGCATGGATACTGATTGAAAAAAATCGGATTGCTTCATTTGGCAAAATGGATGATCCGTTAAGACCTAAATCTGCAAGGAAAGTTATAGATGCAACGGGAAAAATGGTTTTCCCTGCCTTCTGCGATTCTCATACTCATCTGGTTTATCCTGCCAGTCGCGAAATTGAATATGTAGATAAAATCAAAGGGCTGTCGTACGAAGAAATTGCAAAACGTGGGGGAGGAATCCTGAATACTGCCAGGAAAATGCAGGAAATTTCTGAAACCGAATTATTCGAATCAGCCATGAAGCGCCTGGATGAAATTATGTATTTGGGTACAGGTGCCGTTGAAATCAAAAGCGGGTATGGACTGAATACCGAATCTGAATTGAAAATGCTCAGGGTAATCCGACGACTGAAAGAATCTCACCCACTTACCATTAAATCTACTTTTTTAGGAGCTCATGCCGTTTCAGGCGAATATAAAGGAAAACAAAGTGACTATGTTGATTTGGTGATCAATGAAATGATTCCCAGGGTTGCATCTGAAGAACTTGCAGATTATGTGGATGTATTTTGCGATCGTGGTTTCTTCACGGTTGAGGATACAGATCGGATTTTAAACGCAGCCATGAAGTATGGTTTGCGCCCAAAAATACATGCCAATGAGCTGGATTATTCGGGAGGGATTCAGGTTGGAGTGAAGTATAATGCATTGTCTGTTGACCATCTTGAGTACACAGGTTATGCTGAAATAAAAGCATTGCTGAATACCGAAACGATGCCGACTGTTTTACCCGGAGCTGCATTTTTTCTGGGGATGGTTTATGCACCGGTTCGCAAAATGATTGATGCAGGACTACCGGTGGCTTTGGCGAGTGATTTCAACCCGGGTTCTTCGCCTTCCGGAAATATGCAATTAATCCTATCAATGGCAAGTATACTTTATCGGATGTTGCCAGAAGAAGCCATCAATGCAACTACATTAAATACAGCTTATGCCATGGGTGTTGAAGAAGAACTTGGAACAATTGCCGTTGGCAAAAAAGCCAATTTATTTATCAGTAAAGAAATTCCAAGCATCGAATTTATGCCTTATGCTTATGGAAGTAATAAAGTAGAATCAATGATTATCAACGGGAAAATGAAATAA
- a CDS encoding response regulator, which translates to MSELDAIKRSLDRERKARKQAEAIIEQKSREIYLANQELISLNQSLEERIQERTKELNLAKEEAESSTKAKSLFLSNMSHEIRTPLNGIIGISELMLRESGESHIREMLHTVKYSADNLMGIINDILDFSKIEAGKITFENIEFNLGNLLDNLKAVLNPRIQEKKLELKLNLSDSVPERLIGDRIKLNQILMNLVGNAIKFTDKGFVGIEASFDKLNKNTGNLLIKVSDSGIGIPQNKIDTVFDSFTQSNSSITRIFGGSGLGLTITKRLIELQDGNIRVESVENKGTIFEFNLPVRFTMIKTQKVQKLNGEINISVLKGIKVLVVEDNTINQFVAASFLKHWGINVDIANNGKEAIFLLENKVIDIVLLDLQMPIMDGMETCERIRNGKTNIKDINIPIIALTADAFEESKTKVLGCGMNDFATKPIIQEELLQKLLKYCPKRNN; encoded by the coding sequence TTGAGTGAGTTAGATGCTATAAAAAGATCTCTGGATAGAGAGCGTAAAGCCCGCAAACAGGCTGAAGCGATTATTGAGCAAAAATCACGTGAAATATACCTTGCCAATCAGGAATTAATAAGTTTGAATCAATCTTTAGAAGAAAGAATTCAGGAGCGGACAAAAGAATTGAATCTGGCAAAGGAAGAAGCTGAAAGTTCAACAAAGGCAAAGTCATTATTTTTATCCAATATGAGTCATGAAATCCGCACCCCATTGAATGGAATTATTGGAATATCTGAATTAATGCTCAGAGAAAGTGGTGAGAGTCATATAAGAGAAATGTTGCATACGGTTAAGTATTCTGCTGATAATTTAATGGGAATAATTAATGATATACTGGATTTTTCGAAAATAGAGGCCGGTAAAATTACTTTTGAAAATATTGAATTTAATTTAGGAAACCTTCTGGATAATTTAAAAGCTGTATTAAATCCCAGGATTCAGGAAAAAAAGTTAGAACTTAAGCTTAATTTATCAGATTCTGTCCCTGAAAGATTAATTGGAGATCGAATTAAATTAAATCAAATCTTAATGAATCTGGTAGGGAATGCAATTAAATTTACAGATAAAGGATTTGTTGGAATTGAGGCAAGCTTTGATAAACTAAATAAAAATACAGGAAATCTTTTAATAAAAGTATCGGATAGTGGAATTGGAATTCCTCAAAATAAAATTGATACAGTATTTGATAGTTTTACCCAATCTAATTCTTCAATCACGAGAATTTTTGGTGGGTCAGGACTTGGCTTAACTATCACAAAGCGATTAATTGAACTTCAAGATGGAAATATTAGGGTTGAAAGCGTAGAAAACAAAGGTACTATTTTTGAATTTAACCTGCCTGTTAGATTTACAATGATTAAGACGCAAAAGGTCCAAAAGCTAAATGGTGAAATAAATATTTCGGTATTAAAAGGAATTAAAGTTTTAGTGGTTGAAGATAATACGATTAATCAATTTGTGGCCGCATCATTTTTGAAACACTGGGGTATCAATGTGGATATTGCAAATAATGGTAAAGAAGCTATCTTTTTATTGGAAAATAAAGTAATAGACATTGTACTTTTGGACTTACAAATGCCAATTATGGATGGAATGGAGACTTGTGAGCGAATTCGGAATGGTAAAACCAATATCAAAGATATCAATATCCCGATAATTGCTTTAACTGCTGATGCATTTGAAGAAAGTAAAACTAAAGTGCTGGGATGTGGAATGAATGATTTTGCAACAAAGCCGATAATTCAAGAGGAATTATTGCAAAAATTATTAAAATATTGTCCAAAAAGAAATAACTAG
- the ftcD gene encoding glutamate formimidoyltransferase, which translates to MKKLIECVPNFSEGRDMGIIKQITNEIEKIEGVKLLDVDPGAATNRTVVTFVGTPDEVIEAAFVAVKKAAEIIDMSKHKGEHPRMGATDVCPLIPISGITMEETTEYAHKLAKRIGEELNISVYCYENAAFKPERRNLANCRSGEYEGMSKKLKDPNWKPDFGPSELNVRAGVTAVSARDFLVAYNVNLNTTSTRRANSIAFDVRERGRTMREGDPISGKIVKDANGKPVMIPGSLKSVKAIGWFIEEYGIAQISMNLTNISITPVHIAFDEVCKKAAERGIRVTGSELVGLIPLHAMLDAGKYFLRKQERSLGVSDDELIKIAVKSMGLDDLKLFNPKERIIEYLLEDGKSNRLVKMNLEEFADETASESPAPGGGSISAYAGALGISLATMVANLSSHKRGWDERWEEFSVWAEKGQKIKKELLFLVDEDTRAFNKIMDAFGLAKATDEEKAIRTQAIQDASKYAIEIPFRVMQKSFESMEVIKAMAEIGNPNSVSDAGVGALCARTAVMGAYLNVKINAAGIDDKAYANEKLSLGAEIEAKAIALETEILKVVNEKIA; encoded by the coding sequence ATGAAAAAATTAATCGAATGCGTTCCAAATTTCAGTGAAGGGCGCGATATGGGAATCATTAAACAGATTACCAACGAAATTGAAAAAATCGAGGGCGTTAAATTACTGGATGTTGATCCGGGTGCAGCCACAAACAGGACTGTTGTCACTTTTGTAGGGACCCCGGATGAAGTAATTGAAGCTGCATTTGTTGCAGTGAAAAAAGCTGCTGAAATCATTGATATGAGTAAGCATAAAGGCGAACATCCTCGCATGGGAGCTACTGATGTTTGCCCTCTGATTCCAATTTCGGGTATTACGATGGAAGAGACCACTGAATATGCGCATAAATTGGCAAAACGTATCGGTGAGGAACTAAATATTTCTGTTTATTGTTATGAAAATGCGGCTTTCAAACCTGAGCGCAGAAACTTAGCCAATTGCCGTTCAGGCGAGTATGAGGGCATGTCAAAAAAGTTAAAAGATCCAAATTGGAAACCTGATTTCGGACCAAGTGAATTAAATGTGAGAGCAGGCGTAACCGCTGTTAGTGCCCGTGATTTTCTGGTCGCATACAATGTAAACCTAAATACAACTTCAACAAGACGGGCTAATTCCATCGCATTTGATGTCAGGGAAAGGGGTCGCACTATGAGAGAAGGAGATCCGATTAGCGGAAAAATTGTGAAGGATGCAAATGGTAAACCGGTGATGATCCCCGGAAGCTTAAAATCAGTCAAGGCTATTGGTTGGTTTATCGAAGAATATGGGATTGCACAAATTTCGATGAACCTTACGAATATCAGCATAACCCCTGTTCATATTGCATTTGACGAGGTTTGCAAGAAAGCTGCCGAACGAGGAATCCGGGTTACGGGCTCTGAATTGGTTGGGCTGATTCCATTACATGCCATGCTCGATGCAGGAAAATATTTTTTACGCAAACAGGAAAGATCACTAGGGGTTTCGGATGATGAATTGATCAAAATTGCTGTCAAATCAATGGGTTTGGATGATTTAAAACTATTTAATCCAAAGGAAAGAATCATCGAATATTTATTGGAAGATGGGAAAAGCAATAGATTGGTTAAAATGAACCTGGAAGAATTTGCCGATGAAACTGCTTCCGAATCACCTGCTCCGGGAGGTGGTTCTATCTCTGCTTATGCAGGGGCATTAGGAATTTCCTTAGCCACAATGGTAGCCAATCTTTCTTCACATAAAAGAGGCTGGGATGAGCGTTGGGAAGAGTTTTCAGTTTGGGCAGAAAAGGGCCAGAAAATCAAAAAAGAATTATTGTTTCTGGTGGATGAGGACACCCGGGCCTTCAATAAAATTATGGATGCCTTTGGATTAGCAAAAGCCACTGACGAGGAAAAAGCCATCCGTACACAAGCAATTCAGGATGCTTCAAAATATGCAATCGAAATTCCATTCAGGGTGATGCAAAAATCATTCGAATCAATGGAAGTGATTAAGGCCATGGCGGAAATAGGAAACCCAAATTCTGTTTCTGACGCCGGTGTTGGAGCTCTTTGCGCCAGAACAGCAGTAATGGGTGCTTACCTCAATGTGAAGATCAATGCCGCCGGCATCGATGATAAGGCTTATGCAAATGAGAAACTTAGTTTAGGTGCCGAAATTGAAGCCAAAGCAATTGCTTTGGAAACAGAAATTTTAAAGGTAGTAAATGAAAAGATAGCGTAA
- the maoP gene encoding DUF413 domain-containing protein: MKIISIKEELHKNYLKQKGRFVVDCNTFIFSIEEIEILERYGHWFKAICNGDLEIFTERQRRFIQAMKGEREPFSPEEVAWHKYLGRKKVEAKYGDKFQYHYVPEEDGFYSREMHKTQQLLMLRVIWEEHTS, encoded by the coding sequence ATGAAAATCATCAGTATCAAAGAAGAACTGCATAAAAATTACCTTAAACAAAAGGGCCGTTTTGTGGTTGATTGCAATACCTTCATCTTTTCTATTGAAGAAATTGAAATACTGGAAAGATATGGGCATTGGTTTAAAGCGATATGTAATGGTGATCTGGAAATTTTCACCGAACGTCAAAGAAGATTTATTCAGGCAATGAAAGGTGAAAGGGAGCCTTTTAGCCCTGAAGAAGTTGCCTGGCACAAATACCTTGGTCGTAAAAAGGTGGAGGCTAAATACGGGGATAAATTTCAATATCACTATGTACCCGAAGAAGATGGTTTTTATAGCAGGGAAATGCATAAAACTCAACAATTATTAATGTTGAGGGTAATTTGGGAAGAACATACCTCATAA